A genomic region of Branchiostoma lanceolatum isolate klBraLanc5 chromosome 4, klBraLanc5.hap2, whole genome shotgun sequence contains the following coding sequences:
- the LOC136433696 gene encoding retinol dehydrogenase 13-like, with product MPSMCRSKARLDGKTVIVTGANQGIGFETAKDLAGRGAKIILACRDLTRAQKAADNIKEETKNENIIVHQLNLASLASVRSFAQKINETEEQLNILINNAGVMAPPKMQTDDGFELQFGVNHLGHFLLTNLLLDLLKKSAPSRVVNVSSYAHNSGRLNFDDLQWEKRQYDPANSYGDSKIANVFFTRELARKLEGTGVTTYSLHPGVIKTDLYQHLGTSMGWKSGIINTFAKWFGKTVVQGAQTTIHCAVTEGLEDRTGQYFSDCAPKQPNSRARDDDVARRLWEVSEKLVGLSQPGLPEGSSEAQAEAPAP from the exons ATGCCTTCTATGTGCCGGAGTAAGGCCCGTCTTGACGGGAAGACTGTCATAGTAACTGGGGCCAACCAGGGCATCGGCTTTGAGACAGCCAAGGACTTGGCAGGAAGAG GTGCAAAAATCATCCTGGCCTGCCGAGATCTGACGAGAGCTCAGAAAGCTGCTGACAACATCAAAGAGGAGACTAAGAATGAGAACATCATCGTGCATCAGCTGAACCTGGCTTCCCTGGCCTCTGTCCGCAGCTTCGCTCAGAAAATCAATGAGACAGAAGAACAGCTGAACATTCTGATTAACAATGCAG GAGTAATGGCGCCTCCAAAGATGCAGACCGATGATGGATTTGAGCTGCAGTTTGGAGTGAACCACCTGGGCCATTTCCTCCTCACCAACCTCctcctggacctgctgaagAAGTCTGCTCCCAGCCGGGTCGTCAACGTCTCTTCTTACGCTCACAACTCAGGCAGACTCAACTTCGACGACCTACAGTGGGAGAAGAGGCAGTATGATCCAGCCAATTCCTATGGGGACAGCAAGATAGCAAATGTCTTCTTCACCAGAGAGCTGGCCAGGAAGCTGGAGG GGACAGGTGTGACGACATACTCACTGCACCCAGGAGTGATCAAGACAGACCTGTACCAACACCTGGGCACCAGCATGGGCTGGAAAAGTGGGATCATTAACACCTTTGCCAAGTGGTTTGGGAAGACGGTAGTGCAGGGTGCCCAGACCACCATCCACTGTGCCGTGACAGAAGGTCTGGAGGACAGGACAGGCCAGTACTTCAG tgactGTGCACCAAAGCAGCCCAACTCCAGGGCCAGGGATGATGATGTGGCCAGGAGGTTATGGGAGGTCAGCGAGAAGCTTGTGGGGCTCAGCCAGCCAGGGCTGCCGGAAGGGTCCTCAGAGGCCCAGGCTGAAGCCCCAGCTCCATGA